A single region of the Nitrospira sp. genome encodes:
- a CDS encoding BamA/TamA family outer membrane protein gives MQCHYLSSIRSCLALAGLLLLSLPAPAGADTQIFPVPSVSTSRNDGNDAGLIAPILIADPDGELKYLMAPMLIQNSIVGTRGVFNLFKYDPGGRQMRFIASLTERIERKVLFDYVDPAFGNGQYSLNFGGTFFKNATSRFFGLGQATTQAAESNYTAREARAYWRLGLYANEVTQISVGQRVRQVQLQRGAIDLPFSVEQFPTVDGIQGESIIVGHRASFYYDTRDSLVTPTDGVAITAYAELNQNVKNGDHPVYSRYELEVKKLFPSESKRAILVVRADLQATIGSQVPFFEQSSLGGQNNLRGFGLDRYIDKHLIAFSIEERIHILRTKLAGVTADFEVAPFLDTGQVFNSFKDVSFQDYRMTPGLGFRAIVRPNVVGRVDYGYSREGGAVFAGLDFPY, from the coding sequence ATGCAGTGTCACTATTTGTCGTCGATTCGAAGCTGTCTGGCGCTGGCCGGTCTGCTGCTCCTGAGCCTTCCGGCTCCGGCGGGCGCCGACACGCAGATTTTCCCGGTTCCCTCCGTCTCGACCAGCCGGAACGACGGCAACGACGCCGGCTTGATTGCGCCCATCCTGATTGCGGATCCGGACGGAGAACTGAAGTATCTGATGGCGCCCATGCTCATTCAGAACTCAATCGTGGGGACACGCGGGGTCTTTAATCTGTTCAAGTACGATCCGGGTGGGCGACAGATGCGATTCATCGCCTCGTTGACCGAACGAATCGAACGCAAGGTGTTGTTCGATTATGTCGATCCGGCATTCGGCAACGGGCAATATTCACTGAATTTCGGCGGCACCTTTTTTAAGAACGCGACTTCCCGGTTCTTCGGCCTCGGACAGGCGACGACCCAGGCCGCCGAGTCCAACTATACGGCCAGGGAAGCGCGCGCCTACTGGCGCCTCGGTCTCTACGCGAATGAAGTGACGCAGATTTCCGTCGGGCAGCGGGTCCGGCAGGTGCAGCTTCAGCGTGGGGCGATCGATCTGCCCTTTTCGGTCGAGCAATTTCCCACGGTTGACGGTATTCAAGGCGAGTCCATCATCGTGGGCCACCGCGCCTCGTTTTATTACGACACCCGTGACAGTCTGGTGACTCCCACAGACGGCGTGGCCATCACCGCCTATGCCGAACTGAATCAAAATGTGAAAAACGGCGACCACCCGGTCTATTCGCGGTACGAACTCGAAGTCAAAAAATTATTCCCCAGCGAGTCCAAGCGCGCCATCCTGGTGGTTCGCGCCGACCTGCAGGCGACGATCGGATCCCAGGTGCCGTTTTTCGAACAGTCTTCGCTCGGGGGGCAGAACAATCTGCGCGGGTTCGGCTTGGACCGGTACATCGACAAACATCTGATTGCCTTCAGTATCGAAGAGCGAATTCACATCTTGAGGACGAAACTGGCCGGAGTGACTGCGGATTTCGAGGTGGCGCCGTTTCTCGACACGGGGCAGGTCTTCAACTCATTCAAAGACGTCAGCTTTCAAGATTATCGGATGACCCCGGGGTTGGGGTTTCGCGCCATCGTTCGTCCCAATGTCGTCGGCCGGGTCGATTACGGGTACAGTCGCGAGGGCGGAGCGGTCTTCGCAGGGTTAGACTTTCCCTACTAA